A genome region from Clostridia bacterium includes the following:
- a CDS encoding MBL fold metallo-hydrolase, which translates to MEDKVTVTSVANAGVMITYRGRKFLFDAIQTGNPYFSGPPDDVLSDLINSRGIFADAELLAYSHYHNDHIDFEKNLEYLSHHRPAHLVLPHDPFKRTTAFKLNLSALEIPFLEPNVPLDKKVVLKLADDVSLTCYHSRHDGGEKFDKVYHYTFLLSVGDKNILLAADSPIMDCRLYDDLKNEKIDLALFNLLFMNNKKGRQIINSIRPAKLVIYHVPLEGHPSVMFRKIALRDAERFKDEMPETIVFSNSLDSVEV; encoded by the coding sequence ATGGAAGATAAAGTTACAGTTACATCCGTTGCAAATGCGGGTGTTATGATAACGTATCGCGGACGAAAGTTCCTTTTCGACGCCATACAGACGGGCAACCCGTATTTTTCCGGCCCGCCCGACGATGTTTTAAGCGACCTTATAAATTCGCGGGGCATATTCGCGGACGCGGAGCTTTTGGCTTATTCGCATTACCACAACGACCATATAGATTTTGAAAAAAATCTTGAATACCTGTCGCACCACCGCCCCGCGCATTTAGTGCTGCCGCACGACCCCTTCAAGCGCACGACGGCGTTCAAGCTGAATCTGAGCGCGCTTGAGATCCCGTTTTTGGAGCCTAACGTACCGCTCGATAAAAAGGTCGTTCTAAAGCTTGCCGACGACGTTTCGCTCACATGCTATCACAGTCGCCACGACGGCGGTGAAAAATTCGATAAAGTATATCATTATACTTTTCTTCTCTCAGTCGGCGATAAAAACATCCTTCTCGCGGCAGATTCTCCAATAATGGACTGCCGTCTCTACGACGACCTTAAGAACGAAAAGATCGATCTTGCGCTTTTTAATTTGCTCTTTATGAATAATAAGAAAGGGCGGCAAATAATCAATTCGATCAGGCCTGCAAAGCTGGTCATATATCATGTCCCGCTTGAAGGTCATCCAAGCGTTATGTTCAGAAAGATAGCGCTGCGCGACGCCGAACGTTTCAAG